The following is a genomic window from Caproiciproducens sp. CPB-2.
AACGGTGGGCGTGCTGACGCAGTACCAGCCGCTTGTGCTGAACGAATATATCGGAAGCGGCCAGCCGTGGGATCTGGACAGCATCAACGCCGGGGTGCGCGTTCTTCCCCCTTACCAGCGCGGCAGAAAATCGGACTGGTACAAGGGTACGGCGAACGCGATCTATCAGAATATCCCTTACATAGAGCGATATCATCCCGAATACGTCGTGGTGCTTTCCGGCGATCATATTTATAAGATGGATTATTCGAAAATGGTCGCCTACCACAAGGAAAAGGAAGCCGACTGCACCATTGCCGTCATTGAGGTCCCTCTGGAGGAGGCGTCCCGGTTCGGCATCCTCAACACGCGTGAGGACGCTTCGATCTACCAGTTCGACGAAAAGCCGAAGGTGCCGAAGAGCAATCAGGCCTCCATGGGCATTTATGTGTTTACCTGGAGCAAGCTGCGCAAATACCTGGAGGCGGACGAGGCAAACCCGAAATCTTCCAACGACTTTGGAAAAGACGTTCTGCCCGCCATGCTGAACGCCGGCGAGCGGATGTTCGCGTACCGCTTCGAGGGGTACTGGAAGGACGTTGGGACGATCGACAGCCTGTGGGAATCCAACATGGATCTGCTGAACCCGAAAATTCCCCTCGACCTGAGCGAGGAAAACTGGAAAATCTATTCCCGCAACCCGGTCATGCCCCCGCACTATGTCGCCAGCGGTGCGACAGTGCAGAATTCGCTTGTCGCGGAGGGCTGCAACGTGTACGGTGAAATCGACTTTGCCGTGCTGTTTGCGGGCGTCTACATCGCTCCGGGCGCGGTGGTGAAGGACTCCATCATCATGCCGGGTTCCCGGGTGGAGGAAAACGCCATTGTCCAGTACGCGATCGTATCCGAAAACGCCGTGATCGGCAAGGGCGCCGTTGTGGGCGCGCGGCCGGAGGACATTGAAAACAAGGATGAGTGGGGCGTCGCCGTCGTGGGCGACGGCTGTGTCATTGCCCCCGGCACGACCGTGCCGCCGAAAGCGATGATCGACGCCGACACGCTGGCAGGGGAGGCGGAAAAATAATGCGCGGGAACAATGTGCTTGGACTGATTTTTTCAAATGTGCATGAGGAGCGGGTCCGGGAGCTGACCGAAAAACGGACCATGGGTTCGGTGCCGTTCGGCGGCAGATACCGCCTGATTGATTTCCCGCTTTCCAACATGGTGAATTCGGGAATCAACAAAGTCGGCGTGATTACCAAGAGCAACTACCAGTCCCTGATGGATCATCTCGGTTCCGGAAAGGCGTGGGACTTATCCCGCAAAAGGGAGGGGCTGTTTATTCTGCCACCGTTCAGCGGGGAGTGCAGCGTGTCCAACAGCCGGATAGAATCCCTTTCCTCCATCAGTACTTTCCTTTCCAATTCAAGGGAAGAGTTTGTGATCGTCTCCGACAGCGACGTGGTCTGCAATATCGATTTTACCGACGTGATGTCCTCCCACCTCAAGCATAACGCGGATATTACGGTCGTTTACCGTTCGGGGAAGCTGCCGGAAAAAATCTGCGACCCCACGGTCTACACCATCGACCCGGACAACCGCGTACGCGACATGCTCATCAACCCGCGCGCCGACGGCGAGTGCAACTACGGCCTGAGCATGCTGTTGATGAAGCGCGAAACCCTGATGAAGATCGTCGCGGACTGCGTCAGCCGCAACCTGTATAATTTCAAGCGCGACTTTCTCCAGCGCAATATTTCCAATTACAGGATTTTCGCCTATGAATTCAAGGGCTTTACCCAGACGATCTGTTCCATGAATTCCTACTTCGACGCCAACATGTCCCTGATGCTGCCGAAGGTACGGTCGGAGCTGTTCAACGCCGACCGGCCGATTTTCACGAAGGTGCGCGACGATATGCCCGCGCGTTACGGGCTGGGCTCCATTGTCACCAATTCCCTGATTGCCGACGGCTGCGTGATTGACGGCACGGTGGAAAACTGCGTGCTGTTCCGCGGCGTCTGCGTCGGCAAGGGGACAAAGCTCGAAAACTGCGTGGTCATGCAGGACAGCGTCATCGGCCCGAACTGCAGGCTCAACTATGTCGTCATGGATAAGGACGTCGTCATTAAAAACGACCGTTCGCTCCTCGGCTTCCAGTCCTATCCCGTTTTTATCAGCAAGGGCAGCGTGGTCTGATGTGATCGGAACCGACATTTCAGTTAGGGAGGCTTAAAAATGAAAGTATTATACTGCACCAGTGAAGCAAGACCCTTTGCAGCCACCGGCGGGCTGGGGGAGGTGGCGGGTTCCCTGCCGCAGGCGCTCCGGCTCCGGCTGATCGGCTGCCGCGTGGTGATGCCGCTTTACGAGGATATTCCGCAGGAGCTGCGGGAAAACATGAAATTTATCACGAGCCTTTCCGTGCCGGTCGCCTGGCGCCGCCAGTACTGCGGCGTGTTTGAGGCAAAGGTCGGCGGGGTGATCTACTATCTGATCGACAACCAGTACTATTTTAAGCGCCACGGCCTGTACGGCCATTACGACGACGCGGAGCGCTTTGCGTTCCTGTCGCGCGCGGCTCTTGAAATGCTTCCGTATATTGATTTCAGACCCGACATCATTCACTGCAACGACTGGCAGTCGGCGCTGGTACCGATCTATTTCAGCATCTTTTATGCAAATAATGACTGGTACAAGGGCATAAAAACGATTCTGACGATCCACAATATTCAGTATCAGGGCAAATACGGCAAGGAGCTGGTGGAGGACGTGCTGGGGATTCCCAAATCGGATATGCCGGTTCTGGAGTACGACGACTGCATCAATATGCTCAAAGGCGCGATCGAGAGCGCAAACCGCGTCACCACGGTCAGCCCGACCTATGCGCAGGAAATCCTCGATCCGTGGTTTTCCCACGGCCTGGACAGTATCTTGAAGGCGCGCGAGTGGAAGATTTCCGGCATCCTGAACGGGATCGACACGGTCAGCTACGACCCCGCCAACGATCCCGAACTCTACGCACCCTATTCGGCGGAGGACCTTTCCGGAAAGGCGGAGAACAAGAGAAAGCTGCAGGAAAGGCTCAGCCTGAATCAGGAGCCGCAGACGCCGCTCATCGGCATGGTAACGAGAATGGTTTCCCACAAAGGACTGGACCTTGTCAAGGAAGCGCTCGACCAGCTGATGCGGGAAACGAACACGCAGTTTGTGATTCTGGGTTCCGGCGACTGGGAATACGAGAATTTCTTCCGTGAAATGCAGAACCGGTACCCCGGCAGGCTCTGCGCCTGTTTCGGTTTCATACCCGAGCTTTCGCGCAAGATTTACGCCGGCTCCGATATTTTCCTGATGCCGAGCAGGAGCGAGCCCTGCGGGCTTGCCCAGATGATTGCCCTGCGCTACGGTTCCGTCCCGGTCGTCCGCGAAACGGGCGGGCTGAAGGATTCCATCAGGGACAGCGGCGACGGGGAAGGCAACGGCTTTACCTTCCAGACCTATGACTCCGACGATATGCGGTGCGCAATCAACCGCGCGCTGGAGGGCTACGCCAATCCGGAGGGATGGAGCATTCTGGTGGAACGCGCCATGAAATGCGATTTCAGCTGGGGACGTTCCGCAAACGAATACATTCGTCTGTACCGGGAACTGATGAAAGAAAATCAATCCTGACCGCTCCGCCGGCTGCCGGCATCGGCGGGTCGGACTGATGGGGAACAAAGATGAAACAGACAGGATATCAAAAGAACAGGAAAATCCTTTTTACAGCAGCGGGAGTCGTTCTGGCTCTCGCTGCAGTGTTTTGGGTTTACACACAGGGAAATCCTTTTCTGCCGGGCGCTTCGTCCGGGGAAAAGACCTCCTCTGCGGCCGGTTCCGCGGGGGAACCCTCCGGTCCGTCAAACCCGGCCACGGGCAGCTCAGCTGTTCCGGCGTCAAGCAGCCCGGCCGTGTCGCCGCTTGACGGGATTTTCGCCGATTACGGCGTACCCGCCCAAAAGAAGCTTATGTCCATGAGCCTGAAGGAAAAGGTTGGGCAGGTGTTTGTTTTCCGCTGTCCCCAGACGGGAGCGGCCAAAGCCGCCGCCGACTATCAGCCGGGCGGGTACTGCCTGATGGCTTCGGATTTCAGCGGTAAAACCACGACGCAGGTGCAGGCTGCGCTCAAATCCTATCAGGACGCAAGCAAAGTCGGGATGATTCTCTGCACGGACGAGGAGGGAGGCACGGTCGTCCGTATCAGCAGGTATCCGGCGCTCAGGAAAACCGCGTTCCGGTCCCCGCAGCAGGTGTTCCGGCTTTCCGGCCTGAACGGGATTTATGACGACACCGTGCAGAAGGCCCAGCTTCTGAAAAAGCTCGGACTGAATCTGAATCTCGCGCCCGTATGTGATGTTTCCACCGATCCTTCCGATTTTATTTACAGCAGGACGTTTGGCAAAAACGCCTCCAAAACGGCGGACTTTGTCAGGGTATCGGTCAGTGCGTACAACAGCCAGAACCTGTCCTGTACGCTCAAGCATTTCCCCGGTTACGGAAACAATCGGGACACCCATACCGGGATCGCCTACGACAAGCGCGATTACAGCGTGTTCCAGAAGCAGGACTTTGTTCCGTTTCAGGCGGGAATCGACGCGGGCGCGCAGTGCGTAATGGTTTCGCACAATATTGTGAACTGCATGGACCCGTCCCGTCCGTCCTCCCTTTCGCTGAAGGCGCACGAGATTCTGCGCGGCGAGCTGGGCTTTACGGGGGTCATTATGACCGACGACCTTTCCATGGGCGCCATCACCGATTTTACAGCGGGGAAAAGCCCTTCCGTCGCCGCCTTTACAGCGGGAAACGATATTGTGCTGTCCTCCGACATGGCGCGGGATTTCAACGCGCTGTGCGCCGCGGTGCGGGACGGGACCGTCAGCGAACAGCGGCTTGACGAAAGTGTGCTCCGTATCCTTGCGTGGAAGTATAAAATGGGTATAATATAAAAGAGAGTATTACGGAAGGATCTGATCAATTGAACTTAACGGAAGAAGAAAAAAATATCCTGACGGAGATCAGGGATTCACAAAGATATCCGATTGTGCGTTTGGAGCTGCACAATTCCGAAAATGAGGAACTGGTTTCCATTGCGCTCAATTATGTGAGGATTACCGACGAAGAGGATTCCATGGAGACGGTCAAGGCGCGTTCCGCCGCGCTGAAAAGCCTGATGGAAAAGGGCCTCGTTTTTATCGACTATACGGTGCGCGTATGGGTTTCGGGCGATTATGACGTTTATTACAAGAGCAAAATCTACGAGCTTTTGTGCCGGACCGTGCTGGAGGGCGCAAAGCAGCCCGGTGCGGTCTTTAACCTGCCGTATATGAGAAAGGGCTACGCTACCCTTACCTTCAAAGGAATAAAGGAAGCCCGGAAGAAGTAAAAAAAACCGACCCGCCAATGCCTGGCGGGCCGGTTGCAATTTAAGTCGGATATGATATAATTTATTTAACAGGCTTTTTCGCGCCCATCAGCGCTTCGGCGTTTTGAATCAGATTAAACAGCGAGCTGGAAAACAGCGGGTACTCTTCGGAGATTTTTTCCGGTGAAAGCACGGGCAGATTGGTTTTTCCCAGCCCTTCCATCCCGTCGGCGTTTTCCCCGCTCGCCAGACAGGCCGCGTTGGAATACGCGATTTCCATCGCCGCGCCGGAACGCCCGTCGCTCAGCTTCTGCGGAACGGAAAAAAGGCCCTGCGGATTTTTCGGGTTGGCGGAATACAAAAGCCGGAAGCTCCTGTAAACGGAAATATTGAGGTATGTCGACACTTCCGAGGTCAGCGACTTGTTTTGGCACTTTTGCAGCGTGCTGAAAATAATATTCATTGAATTCGCAAGCAGCTTT
Proteins encoded in this region:
- a CDS encoding glucose-1-phosphate adenylyltransferase gives rise to the protein MLPKQEVVAMLLAGGQGSRLGVLTKYLAKPAVPYGGKYRIIDFPLSNCVNSGIETVGVLTQYQPLVLNEYIGSGQPWDLDSINAGVRVLPPYQRGRKSDWYKGTANAIYQNIPYIERYHPEYVVVLSGDHIYKMDYSKMVAYHKEKEADCTIAVIEVPLEEASRFGILNTREDASIYQFDEKPKVPKSNQASMGIYVFTWSKLRKYLEADEANPKSSNDFGKDVLPAMLNAGERMFAYRFEGYWKDVGTIDSLWESNMDLLNPKIPLDLSEENWKIYSRNPVMPPHYVASGATVQNSLVAEGCNVYGEIDFAVLFAGVYIAPGAVVKDSIIMPGSRVEENAIVQYAIVSENAVIGKGAVVGARPEDIENKDEWGVAVVGDGCVIAPGTTVPPKAMIDADTLAGEAEK
- the glgD gene encoding glucose-1-phosphate adenylyltransferase subunit GlgD; protein product: MRGNNVLGLIFSNVHEERVRELTEKRTMGSVPFGGRYRLIDFPLSNMVNSGINKVGVITKSNYQSLMDHLGSGKAWDLSRKREGLFILPPFSGECSVSNSRIESLSSISTFLSNSREEFVIVSDSDVVCNIDFTDVMSSHLKHNADITVVYRSGKLPEKICDPTVYTIDPDNRVRDMLINPRADGECNYGLSMLLMKRETLMKIVADCVSRNLYNFKRDFLQRNISNYRIFAYEFKGFTQTICSMNSYFDANMSLMLPKVRSELFNADRPIFTKVRDDMPARYGLGSIVTNSLIADGCVIDGTVENCVLFRGVCVGKGTKLENCVVMQDSVIGPNCRLNYVVMDKDVVIKNDRSLLGFQSYPVFISKGSVV
- the glgA gene encoding glycogen synthase GlgA, which codes for MKVLYCTSEARPFAATGGLGEVAGSLPQALRLRLIGCRVVMPLYEDIPQELRENMKFITSLSVPVAWRRQYCGVFEAKVGGVIYYLIDNQYYFKRHGLYGHYDDAERFAFLSRAALEMLPYIDFRPDIIHCNDWQSALVPIYFSIFYANNDWYKGIKTILTIHNIQYQGKYGKELVEDVLGIPKSDMPVLEYDDCINMLKGAIESANRVTTVSPTYAQEILDPWFSHGLDSILKAREWKISGILNGIDTVSYDPANDPELYAPYSAEDLSGKAENKRKLQERLSLNQEPQTPLIGMVTRMVSHKGLDLVKEALDQLMRETNTQFVILGSGDWEYENFFREMQNRYPGRLCACFGFIPELSRKIYAGSDIFLMPSRSEPCGLAQMIALRYGSVPVVRETGGLKDSIRDSGDGEGNGFTFQTYDSDDMRCAINRALEGYANPEGWSILVERAMKCDFSWGRSANEYIRLYRELMKENQS
- a CDS encoding glycoside hydrolase family 3 N-terminal domain-containing protein, with product MKQTGYQKNRKILFTAAGVVLALAAVFWVYTQGNPFLPGASSGEKTSSAAGSAGEPSGPSNPATGSSAVPASSSPAVSPLDGIFADYGVPAQKKLMSMSLKEKVGQVFVFRCPQTGAAKAAADYQPGGYCLMASDFSGKTTTQVQAALKSYQDASKVGMILCTDEEGGTVVRISRYPALRKTAFRSPQQVFRLSGLNGIYDDTVQKAQLLKKLGLNLNLAPVCDVSTDPSDFIYSRTFGKNASKTADFVRVSVSAYNSQNLSCTLKHFPGYGNNRDTHTGIAYDKRDYSVFQKQDFVPFQAGIDAGAQCVMVSHNIVNCMDPSRPSSLSLKAHEILRGELGFTGVIMTDDLSMGAITDFTAGKSPSVAAFTAGNDIVLSSDMARDFNALCAAVRDGTVSEQRLDESVLRILAWKYKMGII
- a CDS encoding helix-turn-helix domain-containing protein, encoding MNSSFPRIITLLRKERGLSQKKAAEELEVSQALLSHYEKGIRECGLDFVVKAAEFYDVSCDYLLGRTPHRSGATIKVDDIPEPDAIGKENILKGSLLPVLNKKLLANSMNIIFSTLQKCQNKSLTSEVSTYLNISVYRSFRLLYSANPKNPQGLFSVPQKLSDGRSGAAMEIAYSNAACLASGENADGMEGLGKTNLPVLSPEKISEEYPLFSSSLFNLIQNAEALMGAKKPVK